A stretch of the Archangium violaceum genome encodes the following:
- a CDS encoding transposase: MSQKKARAAEGRVRTKEPDRSQGWLFKQMPEQLVEPEHPVRVVAAAVEALDLRGFLAGAKAVEGHAGRPVTSPRLLLALWVYGIQQGVGTATELARRCEEDRAYQWLAGGVKVSHDKLSQFRVEHLEVLQQVFTDVLSVLLQQGLVSLEQVAQDGTRVRASASAPSFRREQSLRECQEQAELHLQAVLAQKDDPELTRGQQATREAKARDYQARVDAALEAIKQQQARKKGADKEKVRASTTDADARVMKMADGGFRPAYNLQFAVAGEALGGPRTIVGVEVTNQGSDMGSVSPMVEQIEQRTGQVPERVLADGGHATCADVKQCAAKGVEALISVPERMAQAGQQGDHSPEVEAWRERMRTDEAKEQYKARAGLVENVNAQVKGRYGLTQVTVRGLEKVKCVALLVALAHNLAAHGQPLVDALLARQSALAEPAHLLELAPGNAASLGGGISPVPVDQVTALPAGF, encoded by the coding sequence GTGAGCCAGAAGAAAGCGCGGGCAGCAGAGGGAAGAGTCCGGACGAAAGAGCCGGACAGGTCGCAAGGCTGGCTGTTCAAGCAGATGCCGGAGCAGTTGGTGGAGCCGGAGCACCCGGTGCGGGTAGTGGCGGCGGCGGTGGAGGCGTTGGACCTGAGAGGCTTTCTGGCCGGGGCCAAGGCGGTGGAGGGACATGCGGGACGCCCGGTGACAAGTCCCCGGTTGCTGTTGGCGCTGTGGGTGTACGGGATTCAGCAGGGAGTGGGGACGGCGACGGAGCTGGCGCGCCGGTGCGAGGAGGACAGGGCGTACCAGTGGCTGGCCGGTGGAGTGAAGGTGAGCCACGACAAGCTGAGCCAGTTCCGGGTGGAGCACCTGGAGGTGTTGCAGCAGGTGTTTACCGACGTGCTCTCGGTGCTGTTGCAGCAGGGGCTGGTGAGTTTGGAGCAGGTGGCGCAGGACGGCACGCGGGTGAGGGCCAGTGCCTCGGCGCCTTCGTTCCGGCGAGAGCAGTCGCTGCGGGAGTGCCAGGAGCAGGCCGAGCTGCACTTGCAAGCGGTGCTGGCGCAGAAGGACGACCCGGAGCTGACGCGTGGGCAGCAGGCGACACGAGAGGCCAAGGCGCGTGACTACCAGGCGCGGGTGGACGCGGCGCTGGAGGCGATAAAGCAACAGCAGGCCAGGAAGAAGGGGGCGGACAAGGAGAAGGTGCGCGCCTCCACCACGGATGCGGATGCACGGGTGATGAAGATGGCCGATGGGGGTTTCCGACCCGCCTACAACCTGCAATTCGCGGTGGCTGGGGAGGCGCTGGGAGGGCCAAGAACCATTGTGGGAGTGGAAGTCACCAACCAGGGCAGCGACATGGGCAGCGTGAGCCCCATGGTGGAGCAGATTGAGCAACGCACGGGCCAGGTGCCCGAGCGCGTGCTGGCCGATGGCGGCCATGCCACGTGCGCAGACGTGAAGCAGTGCGCGGCCAAGGGGGTTGAAGCGCTCATTTCGGTGCCCGAGCGCATGGCCCAGGCCGGGCAGCAGGGGGACCATTCCCCCGAGGTAGAGGCGTGGCGTGAGCGCATGCGCACCGACGAGGCCAAGGAGCAGTACAAGGCCCGCGCCGGCCTGGTGGAGAACGTCAACGCGCAGGTGAAGGGGCGCTATGGCCTGACGCAGGTGACGGTGCGGGGGCTGGAGAAGGTGAAGTGTGTCGCCTTGCTGGTGGCCCTGGCGCACAACCTGGCCGCACACGGCCAGCCTCTGGTGGATGCGCTGCTGGCGCGCCAGAGCGCGCTTGCCGAGCCGGCTCACCTCCTCGAGCTGGCTCCAGGCAACGCGGCCTCTCTCGGTGGCGGCATCAGTCCGGTGCCGGTGGACCAGGTCACCGCCTTGCCTGCTGGCTTCTGA
- a CDS encoding GT99 family glycosyltransferase N-terminal domain-containing protein: protein MRVLFFVEPFPVRGRPLDFQWVVGRWLALSQELTRRGASPLFAVSDAIKAARPDAAPWLLSPADLGVSPALPEEPAQLDAEWVRLMTDPDMPIWHPFIEALLERTRPDAVVTWTVNAPLRAATAERGIVLMHQELGPMRPPNPVLYFADPRGVNGASSLPDVWPMVREQPLTLEQELELEWLRTEAMAPSPLKSSR from the coding sequence ATGCGAGTCCTCTTCTTCGTTGAACCCTTCCCCGTCCGTGGGCGTCCACTCGACTTCCAGTGGGTGGTGGGCCGCTGGCTGGCCCTGAGTCAGGAGCTCACCCGGAGAGGGGCCTCGCCCCTGTTCGCCGTCTCCGATGCGATCAAGGCGGCCCGGCCGGATGCGGCGCCGTGGTTGCTCTCTCCAGCGGACCTCGGCGTGAGCCCGGCCCTGCCCGAGGAGCCAGCCCAGCTCGACGCCGAGTGGGTGCGGCTGATGACAGACCCGGACATGCCCATCTGGCACCCCTTCATCGAGGCCCTGCTGGAGCGCACGCGCCCGGACGCGGTGGTGACCTGGACCGTCAATGCGCCGCTGCGTGCGGCGACCGCGGAGCGAGGCATCGTGCTGATGCACCAGGAGCTCGGCCCGATGCGCCCACCCAACCCCGTGCTGTACTTCGCCGATCCGCGGGGGGTGAACGGGGCCTCGTCCCTACCCGACGTCTGGCCCATGGTGCGCGAGCAGCCGCTCACCCTCGAGCAGGAGCTGGAGCTGGAGTGGCTGCGCACCGAGGCCATGGCGCCCTCGCCCCTGAAGAGCAGTCGATAA